A genomic region of Mitsuaria sp. 7 contains the following coding sequences:
- a CDS encoding methyl-accepting chemotaxis protein — protein MNTLTTTATGFHADAPSGARTTAKGAAPRAWTLATKLRVAVLAAVVGFVVLVMWLSHRSATSLLDVKMITTVEQVKNAEQIAKRHFDRIGAGGLTEADAKKQAAAEIGKIRYSGNEYIWINDMTPKMVMHPIKPELNDKDLSGNKDPNGLKLFVAFVDTVKAQGSGFVDYLWPKPGAKDPEPKRSYVAGFKPWGWVIGSGVYIDDVSGIARRDATVALALVIVFGIAALIAVEWFARGLKRRLNQMREVVEAVANGDLRAQALGTESVGNDEIGQVLTQVAAMQGRLSDLVRAIRDATDSIQHASREVAMGSQDLSQRSEQAASSLQQTAASMHELTQQVTHSAQAAHQTNQLAIGAADRAKLGADVMGEVVQTMDGIAGASRKIADIISVIDGVAFQTNILALNAAVEAARAGEQGRGFAVVASEVRALAQRSANAAKEIKALINDSVTRVDAGGAQVGRAGEAMGQILQSVQQVSGTVAEISQSSAGQSDGLAQINQAVKHLDDMTQQNAALVEETAAAAESLQQQARLLNEHVATFRT, from the coding sequence ATGAACACGCTCACCACGACTGCGACCGGCTTTCACGCGGACGCGCCTTCCGGCGCCAGGACGACAGCGAAGGGCGCGGCCCCTCGCGCCTGGACACTGGCCACCAAGCTGCGCGTCGCGGTGCTGGCCGCGGTGGTCGGTTTCGTCGTGCTGGTGATGTGGCTGAGCCACCGCTCCGCGACGAGCCTGCTGGACGTCAAGATGATCACGACGGTCGAGCAGGTGAAGAACGCCGAGCAGATCGCCAAGCGCCATTTCGACCGCATCGGCGCGGGTGGTCTCACCGAGGCCGACGCGAAGAAGCAGGCCGCCGCCGAGATCGGCAAGATCCGGTACTCGGGCAACGAGTACATCTGGATCAACGACATGACGCCCAAGATGGTCATGCACCCGATCAAGCCGGAGCTCAACGACAAGGACCTGTCCGGCAACAAGGATCCGAACGGCCTGAAGCTGTTCGTCGCCTTCGTCGACACGGTCAAGGCGCAGGGCAGCGGTTTCGTCGACTACCTGTGGCCCAAGCCCGGCGCCAAGGATCCGGAGCCGAAGCGTTCCTACGTCGCCGGCTTCAAGCCGTGGGGCTGGGTGATCGGCTCGGGGGTCTACATCGATGACGTGTCCGGAATCGCCCGCCGCGACGCGACCGTCGCGCTGGCGCTGGTGATCGTCTTCGGCATCGCCGCGCTGATCGCGGTCGAATGGTTCGCGCGCGGCCTGAAGCGCCGCCTGAACCAGATGCGCGAAGTCGTCGAGGCCGTGGCCAACGGCGATCTGCGCGCGCAGGCGCTCGGCACGGAGAGCGTGGGCAACGACGAGATCGGCCAGGTGCTGACGCAGGTCGCCGCGATGCAGGGACGCCTCAGCGATCTGGTGCGCGCGATCCGCGACGCCACGGACTCCATCCAGCATGCGTCACGCGAGGTCGCGATGGGCAGCCAGGACCTGTCGCAACGCAGCGAGCAGGCGGCCTCCAGCCTGCAGCAGACGGCGGCGTCGATGCATGAGCTCACGCAGCAGGTCACGCACTCCGCGCAGGCCGCGCACCAGACGAATCAGCTGGCCATCGGCGCCGCCGACCGCGCCAAGCTCGGCGCCGACGTGATGGGCGAGGTCGTGCAGACCATGGACGGCATCGCCGGCGCCAGCCGCAAGATCGCCGACATCATCTCGGTCATCGACGGCGTGGCCTTCCAGACCAACATCCTCGCGCTGAATGCGGCCGTCGAGGCGGCGCGCGCGGGCGAGCAGGGACGCGGCTTCGCGGTCGTCGCCTCGGAGGTGCGCGCGCTCGCGCAACGCAGCGCCAACGCGGCCAAGGAGATCAAGGCGCTGATCAACGACTCGGTCACGCGTGTGGATGCGGGCGGCGCTCAGGTCGGCCGCGCCGGCGAGGCGATGGGTCAGATCCTGCAATCGGTGCAGCAGGTCAGCGGCACGGTCGCGGAGATCAGCCAGTCGAGCGCGGGCCAGTCCGACGGACTCGCGCAGATCAACCAGGCCGTGAAGCATCTGGACGACATGACGCAGCAGAACGCGGCGCTGGTCGAGGAGACGGCCGCCGCCGCCGAGTCGCTGCAGCAGCAGGCCCGCCTGCTCAACGAACACGTGGCGACCTTCCGCACCTGA
- a CDS encoding PHB depolymerase family esterase: MKSSVVRSSAIHRFVAAAATAASLLSMGLAHAAVPLPSLNIDKTQITVSGLSSGGFMANQLGYAHSSTFKGVGVFAAGPYNCAGHSNYTACMYNATISSSALNTMQADLNNWSGTAIDAKSNVASQKVFLFVGLSDTTVGPNPMNAVQTQYLNNGVTAANLEYVQRSGTAHVLPTDFDATGNNSCGSSASPYIANCGYDGAKAVLTKLYGSLSARNNSPAAANYIEFDQTAFSTNPGLAATGWAYVPANCAAGQVCKLHVALHGCQQNYATIGDKFVRNTGFSRWADTNNIVVLFPQTKVDSTSRSTAASGLLPNPNGCWDWVGWYGSNFAQKAGTQIAALKAMVDKVSGGTTGNPGDPGNPGDPGTPATCFTASNYTHSVSGRAYALYGITYANGSNQSMGLWNIFVTTTLKQTAPNYYVIGTCP; the protein is encoded by the coding sequence ATGAAGTCATCCGTTGTCAGAAGTTCCGCGATCCATCGTTTCGTTGCCGCCGCCGCGACTGCGGCGTCGTTGCTGTCGATGGGCTTGGCCCACGCCGCGGTGCCATTGCCCTCGCTCAACATCGACAAGACCCAGATCACGGTCTCGGGCCTGTCGTCGGGGGGCTTCATGGCCAACCAGCTCGGATACGCGCATTCATCGACGTTCAAGGGCGTCGGCGTCTTCGCCGCTGGGCCTTACAACTGCGCCGGCCACAGCAACTACACCGCCTGCATGTACAACGCGACGATCTCGTCGTCCGCGCTGAACACGATGCAGGCCGACCTCAACAACTGGAGCGGCACGGCGATCGACGCCAAGAGCAATGTCGCGTCGCAGAAGGTGTTCCTGTTCGTCGGCCTGAGCGATACGACCGTCGGTCCCAACCCGATGAACGCGGTACAGACGCAGTACCTCAACAACGGCGTCACGGCCGCCAACCTGGAATACGTCCAGCGCAGCGGCACCGCCCACGTGCTGCCCACCGACTTCGACGCCACCGGCAACAACAGCTGCGGCAGCAGCGCGTCGCCCTACATCGCCAACTGCGGCTACGACGGCGCGAAGGCGGTGCTCACCAAGCTCTACGGCAGCTTGAGCGCGCGCAACAACAGCCCCGCCGCGGCCAACTACATCGAGTTCGACCAGACCGCGTTCAGCACCAACCCCGGACTCGCGGCGACCGGCTGGGCCTACGTGCCGGCCAACTGCGCGGCCGGACAGGTCTGCAAGCTGCATGTCGCGCTGCACGGCTGCCAGCAGAACTACGCGACCATCGGCGACAAGTTCGTGCGGAACACCGGCTTCTCGCGCTGGGCCGACACCAACAACATCGTCGTGCTGTTCCCGCAGACGAAGGTCGACAGCACCTCGCGCTCGACCGCGGCCAGCGGCCTGCTCCCCAACCCGAACGGCTGCTGGGACTGGGTCGGCTGGTACGGCTCGAACTTCGCGCAGAAGGCTGGCACGCAGATCGCGGCGCTCAAGGCGATGGTGGACAAGGTTTCCGGCGGAACGACGGGCAACCCGGGCGACCCCGGCAACCCTGGTGATCCGGGCACGCCCGCGACCTGCTTCACCGCGTCCAACTACACCCACTCGGTCTCCGGCCGCGCCTACGCGCTGTACGGCATCACCTATGCCAACGGCTCCAACCAGTCGATGGGACTGTGGAACATCTTCGTCACCACGACGCTGAAGCAGACCGCGCCCAACTACTACGTGATCGGCACCTGTCCCTGA
- a CDS encoding substrate-binding domain-containing protein, producing MTHGFFRAATGAVLALSAVLSTSTPALAQGKEIRIAHVYSRTGPLEAYGKQTQTGFLMGLDYATGGTMTVAGRKLVVIEKDDQGKPDVGKSLLAAAYGDDKADIAVGPSSSGVALALLPVAEEYKKILLVEPAVADSITGDKWNRYIFRTGRNSSQDAISNAVALDKPGTVIATLAQDYAFGRDGVKAFKDAIKKAKVVHEEYLPTTTTDFTAGAQRLIDRLKDQPGRKVIFIIWAGAGNPFKIADLDLKRYGIEIATGGNILPAMAAYKALPGMEGATYYYFGIPKNPVNEWLVANHYKQFKAPPDFFTAGGMSAAIAVVEALKKTSGDTNTNKLIKAMEGMSFETPKGRMTFRPEDHQAMQSMYHFKIKVDPAFAWGVPELVREIKPEEMNIPIRNKR from the coding sequence ATGACCCATGGCTTCTTCCGCGCCGCGACCGGCGCGGTGCTGGCGCTGTCCGCCGTCTTGAGCACGAGCACTCCGGCGCTCGCCCAAGGCAAGGAGATCCGCATTGCCCACGTCTACAGCCGCACCGGCCCGCTCGAGGCCTACGGCAAGCAGACGCAGACCGGTTTCCTGATGGGCCTGGACTACGCGACCGGCGGCACGATGACCGTGGCGGGCCGCAAGCTCGTCGTCATCGAGAAGGACGACCAGGGCAAGCCCGACGTCGGCAAGAGCCTGCTGGCCGCAGCCTACGGCGACGACAAGGCGGACATCGCCGTGGGCCCGTCCTCGTCGGGGGTCGCGCTCGCGTTGCTGCCGGTGGCCGAGGAATACAAGAAGATCCTGCTCGTCGAGCCCGCCGTCGCTGATTCGATCACGGGCGACAAGTGGAACAGGTATATCTTCCGGACCGGGCGCAACAGCTCGCAGGATGCGATCTCCAACGCGGTGGCGCTCGACAAGCCGGGCACGGTGATCGCGACGCTGGCGCAGGACTACGCCTTCGGCCGCGACGGCGTGAAGGCCTTCAAGGACGCGATCAAGAAGGCCAAGGTCGTGCATGAGGAGTACCTGCCGACGACCACGACCGACTTCACCGCTGGCGCGCAGCGGCTCATCGACCGGCTCAAGGACCAACCTGGCCGAAAGGTGATCTTCATCATCTGGGCCGGTGCGGGGAACCCGTTCAAGATCGCCGACCTCGACCTCAAGCGCTACGGCATCGAGATCGCCACCGGCGGGAACATCCTGCCCGCGATGGCCGCGTACAAGGCGCTGCCCGGCATGGAGGGCGCGACCTACTACTACTTCGGCATCCCGAAGAATCCGGTCAACGAGTGGCTGGTCGCCAACCACTACAAGCAGTTCAAGGCGCCGCCCGACTTCTTCACCGCCGGCGGCATGAGCGCGGCGATCGCGGTCGTCGAGGCGCTCAAGAAGACCAGCGGCGACACGAACACCAACAAGCTCATCAAGGCCATGGAAGGCATGAGCTTCGAGACGCCCAAGGGCCGCATGACCTTCCGGCCCGAGGACCACCAGGCGATGCAGTCGATGTACCACTTCAAGATCAAGGTGGATCCGGCCTTCGCCTGGGGCGTGCCCGAGCTGGTGCGCGAGATCAAGCCCGAGGAAATGAACATTCCGATCCGCAACAAGCGCTGA
- a CDS encoding ABC transporter ATP-binding protein: MLETRDLTIRFGGHTAVDRVSCSFHPGTLTAIVGPNGAGKTTYFNLISGQLGASAGRVLLDGEDLTRLAAPLRTRRGLGRAFQLTQLFPSLSVLENVRLAVQSRRGEGLRMLSVWLNHRELLEEARAIVERVRLGHRVDAPAASLPHGDQRKLEVAMLMALKPKVYLFDEPTAGMSVDEVPVILDLIRALKTEGTHTILLVEHKMDVVRELADRIVVLHNGQLVADGEPEAVIASPVVQNAYLGLAIPEAA; the protein is encoded by the coding sequence ATGCTCGAGACCCGCGACCTCACCATCCGGTTCGGCGGCCACACGGCCGTCGACCGCGTCAGCTGCAGCTTCCATCCGGGCACGCTGACGGCCATCGTCGGGCCCAACGGCGCCGGCAAGACGACCTACTTCAACCTGATCTCCGGACAGCTCGGCGCGAGCGCGGGTCGGGTGCTGCTCGACGGCGAAGACCTGACGCGTCTGGCCGCGCCGCTGCGCACGCGGCGCGGACTGGGACGCGCCTTCCAGCTGACGCAGCTGTTCCCAAGCCTGAGCGTGCTGGAGAACGTGCGACTGGCCGTGCAATCGCGGCGGGGGGAGGGGCTGCGGATGCTCTCCGTGTGGCTGAACCATCGCGAGCTGCTCGAGGAGGCGCGCGCGATCGTCGAGCGCGTGCGGCTCGGTCATCGCGTCGACGCGCCGGCCGCGAGCCTGCCGCACGGTGATCAGCGCAAGCTGGAGGTCGCGATGCTGATGGCGCTCAAGCCCAAGGTCTACCTGTTCGACGAACCGACCGCAGGCATGAGCGTCGACGAGGTGCCGGTGATCCTCGACCTGATCCGTGCGCTGAAGACGGAGGGCACGCACACGATCCTGCTGGTCGAGCACAAGATGGACGTGGTGCGGGAACTGGCCGATCGCATCGTCGTGCTGCACAACGGGCAACTGGTCGCGGACGGCGAACCCGAAGCGGTGATCGCTTCGCCGGTCGTGCAGAACGCCTACCTGGGGCTCGCAATACCGGAGGCCGCATGA